Genomic window (Heterodontus francisci isolate sHetFra1 unplaced genomic scaffold, sHetFra1.hap1 HAP1_SCAFFOLD_865, whole genome shotgun sequence):
atattccacccagtctaatcccactctctccccgtaccctttaatattccacccagtctaatctcactctctccccgtcccctttagtatccacccagtctaatcccagtctctccccgtaccctttaatattccacccagtctaatcccactctctccccgtaccctttaatatccaaccagtctaatcccactctctccccgtaccctttaatatccacccagtctaatcccactctctccccgtaccctttaatattcacccagtctaatcccactctctccctgtaccctttaatatccacccagtctaatcccactctctccccgtaccctttaatatccacccagtctaatcccactctctccccgtaccctttaatcgcccacccagtctaatcccactctctcctcataccctttaatatcacccagtctaatcccagtctctccccgtaccctttaatattccacccagtctaatcccactctctccctgtaccctttaatattccacccagtctaatcccactctctccctgtaccctttaatattccacccagtctaatcccactctctccccgtaccctttaattttccacccagtctaatctcactctctccccgtcccctttagtatccacccagtctaatcccagtctctccccgtaccctttaatattccacccagtctaatcccactctctccctgtaccctttaatatccacccagtctaatcccactctctccctgtaccctttaatatccacccagtctaatcccactctctccccgtaccctttaatatccacccagtctaatcccactctctccctgtaccctttaatatccacccagtctaatcccactctctccccgtaccctttaatatccaaccagtctaatcccactctctccctgtaccctttaatattccacccagtctaatcccactctctccccgtaccctttaatatccaaccagtctaatcccactctctccccgtaccctttaatattcacccagtctaatcccactctctccccgtaccctttaatattccacccagtctaatcccacactctccctgtaccctttaatattccacccagtctaatcccactctctccctgtaccctttaatatccacccagtctaatctcactcgctccccgtaccctttaatattccacccagtctaatcccactctctccctgtaccctttaatattccacccagtctaatcccactctctccctgtaccctttaatattccacccagtctaatcccactctctccctgtaccctttaatattccacccagtctaatcccactctctccctgtaccctttaatattccacccagtctaatcccactctctccctgtaccctttaatattccacccagtctaatcccactctctccctgtaccctttaatattcacccagtctaatcccactctctccccgtacccttcaatatccacccagtctaatcccactctctccccgtaccctttaatattcacccagtctaatcccactctctccctgtaccctttaatattccacccagtctaatcccactctctccctgtaccctttaatattccacccagtctaatcccactctctccctgtaccctttaatattccacccagtctaatcccactctcttcctgtaccctttaatattccacccagtctaatcccactctctccctgtaccctttaatattccacccagtctaatcccactctctccctgtaccctttaatattccacccagtctaaacccactctctccccgtaccctttaatattcacccagtctaatcccacactctccctgtaccctttaatattccacccagtctaatcccactctctccctgtaccctttaatattccacccagtctaatcccactctctccctgtaccctttaatattccacccagtctaatcccacactctccctgtaccctttaatattccacccagtctaatcccactctctccctgtaccctttaatattccacccagtctaatcccactctctccctgtaccctttaatattccacccagtctaatcccactctctccccgtaccctttaatattccacccagtctaatctcactctctccccgtcccctttagtatccacccagtctaatctcactctctccccgtcccctttagtatccacccagtctaatcccagtctctccccgtaccctttaatattccacccagtctaatctcactcgctccccgtaccctttaatattccacccagtctaatcccactctctccctgtaccctttaatattccacccagtctaaacccactctctccccgtaccctttaatattcacccagtctaatcccacactctccctgtaccctttaatattccacccagtctaatcccactctctccctgtaccctttaatattccacccagtctaatcccactctctccctgtaccctttaatattccacccagtctaatcccagtctctccctgtaccctttaatattcacccagtctaatcccacactctccctgtaccctttaatattccacccagtctaatcccactctctccctgtaccctttaatattccacccagtctaatcccactctctccctgtaccctttaatattccacccagtctaatcccactctctccccgtaccctttaatattccacccagtctaatctcactctctccccgtcccctttagtatccacccagtctaatctcactctctccccgtcccctttagtatccacccagtctaatcccagtctctccccgtaccctttaatattccaccctgtctaatcccagtctctccccataccctttaatatccacccactcTCGGCCCACTCTCTTCCGGCTGTCAATCTCAGTGTCGCTGTGTGTTGGCTGTGTAATCGACGTGTGGGTCAGTCCTTTGACTGAAGTGCTGTCTTTGACTGTGGGGTAAGTCCCTCCCGCTGGATATCAGGAAGGATCAGGCTGCGCTGCATGACTTCCATATTCAGCCAGCATGCTGACAGCAGCCAATGGTGGGGTGATGCTTGGCAGGGTGAAAAGAAATGGATGGGGATAAGCGTGGGTTTGAGGATTGATCTATGGAATGCTGGCTGTTCAAATGTGGGGATGGTTACGGGTTGCGTTGGCATTTTTGGAGGAGGTATCTGCTTTATTTTCAGAGGCCCGTTCCTGTGACGCCTCAGAAACTGTCCATTCATTCCTTCCCATTTCAATTTTCTCTGCTTTGTGTTTTCTGTTGTGCAGGAGATGCTCAGTGTTTCCTGGAGAAGGCTATCGCAGCTGCTGGTGCACATTTGCTGTTCCCTTTTGCCCATCGGCTACACTTGCATCAAGCACCACTCCTCGGGCAAGCACAGGGGCTTGCGGTGCCTGACAACGCTGCTGCTGTCCGGAGCCACAGTCCTGGTGGTGACCGTCTTCTGCGCCGGCTCTGTAGAGGAATGGCTCCTGCAGCCTCCGCCCTACTCCCTCGCGGACATGAACGTCTCCCTGCGGAGAAGAGAGGCAGCCGTCTTCGATGCAGCAATGCTAAGGCCAGCTGCCCACAAGTACTACCGTGTGGCCAACCCCAGGGCCTGCGCAGACTCCGACGTTTTCCTGCTCAGCTTCGTGGTCAGCAAGCCGGCACATTGGCAGAGCCGGTATGCCATCAGGAGGAGCTGGGGCTCGGTGAAGGAGGTGCGAGGGAGGGCCGTGCGGACACTCTTTGCGCTGGGCACGCCAGAGTCGGCGCAGGAGCAGGAGATGATTGGCCAGGAATCGAAGCGGTTCCAGGACGTGGTACAAGGCTTGTTCGTCGACACTTACCTCAACCTGACCTTGAAGACCATCATGGTCATGCGTTGGTTTACCACTTACTGCCCCAATGCAAAGTACCTTCTGAAAGTCGATGATGACGTCTTTATGAACTATTACAACCTGATTGAGCATTTGATGGGACTAGGCGATGGGCTGAAAGACCTGTACCTGGGCAGGGTCCACAGAAACGTTCGGGTGATCCGAAATGTTAGCAGCCGGTACTATGTCTCTGAGTCAGTGTACCCAGGGGGCACATACCCAAACTACTGCAGCGGGACTTCCTATGTGGTATCTGGGGATGTGGCCCACAAGGTCTATGTAGCAGCCCTCTCTGTGCCATCGCTGAGCATCGAAGACGTCTTCGTCGGGATTTGTGCCAAGAGAATGGGTGTGCTGCCGACGCACAGCTCCAAGATGTCTGGGGGCCCTCACTTCCACTTCAGTCAGTGCTGCTACAAGTCGATAATTGCCTCCCATCATATTACAGCCGGGGAGTTCCTGCCCATATGGCGACTGGTCAACGATGGCAGAGAATGTTCGCTGGTGTCAAAATACACTGCCCTGTTTGTCTGCAAACTCCTGCACTTACTGGACCAAATTCGTGCTGGGTAGTCCATTTGGCAGGGTGCCAGACAGTTCGCTCAACTGTGCCAGGACCAGCTACTGCTGACAGTGCATGGATTTGGATCAATTGTCCAAGTTCTGAGCTTCTCAGTCCTGGAAAATGCAGGAGTCTCCTGTCACATGGGGTGGAGACTTCCACCCTCCCACACAACAGGCTCTGGAACAGGGGTCGTGGAAATCGGGAGAGAAAGACCAGCCGTTTTGTCTCTTACTTGATCAGATCTCTTCGAAACCTCTCAAAGCGCACAATGTACTATCAGCTACTTTGAACAAGATCGCTCGGCAAACTCAGCAACAGTTTGCAGGCTCCAATTTGCCATCCAGAGAACAGAGATGAATTTATTTGGGTAAGAGATGGACACTGGCTAGCATGCTTGGAGAAGTCCCTGTTTCCCTTAAGATGGTTGACATCCACCAGGAACTGTTGGaagaggtggggtgtggggggcggggcgtgggggcaccTGAGATGAATGTCAGCGcttcagacaatgcagcactctgtcAACACTGTACACAATGTTCAGTTCTTGGTATGGGGCAGGAACGAAAACTCCCTAAGACTCCCTCAACAGTCAAAGTCAGCTTGGGCAATGCTTTTCATTGATTCAACAGTTTCATTGGTGCAAAGTCTGGCCTTTGCTTAACTTCTTGCCTGCGAATTGGGCTTTACATGGACGAGGGAGTTGGGCGAACAGCTGGAAACATAATTTACAATGAATCCAACCTCACTTAGCAAGTACTTTTGTAACCTCATCATTAACACAGAGTAAAGTTTCCCAGTTTAATGTGACTGCATGATAACCCAAAGATTAAATAACAATTAGTTCAACAGCCATAGTGAGTCAAGACTAGGTATGGTCTTCAGATTATGGAGGGTTAGAGGCTGGAGTATAATTACAGCAGCGTGTACAGACagaattcagtccccattttaaacaGCAACTTGCAAGTTaacacatgggcagcagagtttcggatgacctcaagtttacggagggtagaatgtgggagagcagccaggagtgctttggaatagtcaaatctagagttaATGAAAGCGTGAGTGAGgtttccagcagcagatgagctgagacagggcgaagtcaggtgatgttatggagttggaaagagtcttagtgatggcacaaatatctgaTTGGAAGCTCctatcagggtcaaatgtgacaccaaggttgcagacagcttggtttagcctcagactgttgccaaggacaGGGATGAAGTCAAGAGCTGGGAaatggagtggggaccaaaaacaatggcttcagtcttcccaatattcaattgaaggaaatttctgctcatccagtactggatgtccgataaacagtctgataatgtagcaacagtgcaggagtcgagagaggtggtggtgaggtagagctgggtgtcgtcagtgtacatgtgaaaattaacacagtgctttcagatgatgtcaccgaggggcagcatgtaaataagaaataggagggggataaggatagatccttgaggggagggggggggttagtCGGGGGGCACCAGAGTTAATTGTCCCGGAGCTGCACAAGAAGCCATTGcatgtgattctctggctacaattagatagttaagaatggaaccaggtgagaacagtcccacccagctggacgacagtggagaggctttggcggaggatggtgtggtcaacgatgtcaaaggatgcagacaggttgagaatgaCCAGAAGAGATAGTTTACCTTTATTCACAGTCTCATAGGATGTTTCCATTATCAATTCTATGTCCATACTTACATGTAAAACCTCCATGTAAACGTCACGCTGCAATTACACCTGCTTCCTCATGCTGGCGATACAAATTTACATCGGCAACAGAAAACATTGGACAGGAAATGCCTAGAAATTTGAGATGCTTAAGATATtatgtaaaaaaaaacattcaaaatTGTTGTCAGTGTGAATGttaatttaaaaaagaaataaaatctCCAATGGTCATCTTTTCCATCTTTACTGTTAGTCCTGTTTTAATTAAAATGCTCAGGGTCTGAGACACTAGAATTGCAGGGGACTCAATACCACGATCAAGTAATTAGCACTGAGTAatttaaattgaaacattacaccagTAACTGGGGATTCTACACCTGCAATTCGACTCTGGGAGTCACCACCTGAAATTTCAGAGATTGATGTGATTGAATGATTTGCCTGTGGCTATTCAGCAGGCTCAATGCTTTTAGGGAGATGCTGGATAAAcagatgaaggagaaaggaatggaaggatatgctgatgaggTGAGATGAAGAGAAGTGGGAGAGACTCGTGTGGCGTATAAACACTAACATGGGAGTGGCATGGCCGCGTCTTAAATCAACAGTGAAACCGGATCTGCTGCTCATCTGTAACAATATCGCCCGGGAGACACAGCTGTGGAATTCAAGTTTGTAAACTGACTTTTGGTTGGTTGGCATTCCTccgtctatgaaagatgatggacaagcagcaaacaatccatttagatgggggcGTCTTGCCTAggggcacctttgctgatggccgtgaaggccaatcctcgagaggcTGGTTCTGCCAGTGGTGCTGCACGCGAAGCTGCcaagtgaggctgtgagttgttgtttttgacgtcagCGCCTGTTTACCAAgccgctgtagcaactggtcaccgtggtagtgcacaccagtccacagattGGCTCTTCCATAAAGGAAAATTTCACCCAATCCCCTGCCTTATTTCTAAATTAATTTCAGCCATTTTGCGGTGGGGCATTACGGTCAGGCTCACAGGCACAAACCAGCCGCACCCACAGAGACCCGTGAATTCCGACAGCAATCACAAAGCTGTGCGCTCGCTAACAAGCGACTGCCGTCTGATAACAGacagctggtgaaatggacagatgtATGTGGCAAATGTAATTGAATGCAGATCGGTGTGAAGTGAGGAACGACATGGGGAAGCAGTATCATCTAAATAACACTATTTTCAGGAGTttcaggatttaataagtatttatttattttaaattaatttattaattagtgctagaaatgtcagttagaggggtgaagtgcttcacctgtgagatgtgggaagtctgtgacacttccagcattccggacgactacatctgcaggaagtgtacccagttgcagctcctcacagaccgcatggatcggttggagcggcaactggatgcacttaggagcatgcaggtggcagaaagtgtcatagacaggagttttagagacgtggttacacccaaggtgcaggcagatagatgggtgaccgctagaaggggcaggcagtcagtgcaggaatcccctgtggctatccccctctctaacaagtatactgttttggatactgttgggggagatggcctatcaggggaaaacagcagcagccagagcagtggcaccacgactagcactgttgttcagcagggaggtacaaagcgtagaagagcaatagttataggggactctatagtcaggggcacagataggcacttctgtggacgtgaaagagactccaggatggtatgttgcctccctggtgccagggtcaaggatgtctctgaacggacagggggcattctgaagggggagggtgaacagccagaggttgtggtacacatcggtaccaatgacataggcaggaagagtgacgaggtcctgcagggggagtttagggagttaggtagaaagttaaaaaacaggacctctagggttgtaagctcaggattactccctgtgccacatgccagtgaggctagaaatagaaagatagtgcagctaaacacgtagctgaacagctggtgtagaagggagggtttcagatatctggatcattgggctctcttcagggacaggtgggacctgtacaagaaggacgggttgcatctaaactggaggggcacaaatatcctggctgcaaggtttgctagcgtcactcgggagggtttaaactagtgtggcaggggggtgggaaccagagcagaaggacagcaagtgaaataaatgagggggaactggtaaataaggccagtaagactaggaGGAagggcaggcagggagatgttgctgagcacagcgggactggtggtctgaagtgcatttgtttcaatgtgagaagtataacaggtaaggcacatgaactgagagcttggattagtacttggaactatgatgttgttgctattacagagacttggttgagggaaggacaggattggcagctaaatgttccaggatttagaagcttcaggcgggatagaggggggtgtaaaaggggtgggggagttgcattactggttaaggagaatatcacggctgtactgcgggaggacacctcagaggggtcatgcagcgaggcaatatgggtggagctcaggaataggaagagtgcagtcacgatgttgggggtttactacaggcctcccaacagccagcgggaggtagaggagcagatatgtagacagattttggaaagatgtaaatgtaacagggttgtagtggtgtgtgattttaacttcccctatattgactgggactcacttagtgcgaggggcttggatggggaagaatttgcatggagcatccaggagggcttcttgaaacaatatgtagatagtccaactagggatggggccgtactggacctggtattggggaatgagctcggccaggtggtcaaagtttcagtaggggagcattttgggaacagtgaccgtaattccataagttttaaggtacttgtggataaggataagagtagtcctcgggtgaaggtgctaaattgggggaaggctaattataacaatattaggcaggaactgaagaaaaattgggggtggctgtttgagtgtaaatcaacatctgacatgtgggagtctttcaaacgtcagttgattagaatccaggaccagcatgttcctgtgaggaagaaggataagtttagcaagtttcgggaaccttggataacgcgggatattgtgagcctagtcaaaaagaaaaaggaagcattcgtaagggctggaaggctaggaacagacgaatcccttgaggaatataaagacagtaggaaggaacttaagcaaggagtcaggagggctaaatggggtcatgaaaagtcattggcaaacaggtttaaagaaaatcccaaggctttttatacgtatataaagagcaagagggtaaccagggaaagggttggcccactcaaggacagagaagggaatctatgtgtggagccagaggaaatgggcgaggtactaaatgagtactttgcatcagtattcaccaaagagaaggacttggtggatgatgagccgagggaagggagtgtagatagtctcagtcatctcattatcaaaaaggaggaggtgttgggtgtcttgcaaagcattaaggtagataagtccccagggcctgatgggatctaccccagaatactgagggaggcaagggaagaaattgctggggccttgacagaaatctttgcatcctcattggctacaggtgaggtcccagaggactggagaatagccaatgtttttcatttgtttaagaagggtagcaaggataatccaggaaattataggccggtgagccttacgtcagtggtagggaaattattagagaggattcttcgggacaggatttactcccacttggaaacaacaaacttattagcgagaggcagcatggtgttgtgaaggggaggtcgtgtcttactaatttgattgagttttttgaggaagtgacaaaaatgattgatgaaggaagggcagtagatgttatcaatatgcacttcagtaaagcctttgacaaggtccctcatggcagattggtacaaaaggtgaagtcacacgggatcagaggtgagctggcaagatggatacagaactggctctgttatagaagacagagggtcgcagtggaagggtgcttttctgaatggagggatgtgactagtggtgctccgcagggatcagtgctgggacctttgtgatttgtagtata
Coding sequences:
- the LOC137366510 gene encoding beta-1,3-galactosyltransferase 9-like; the protein is MLSVSWRRLSQLLVHICCSLLPIGYTCIKHHSSGKHRGLRCLTTLLLSGATVLVVTVFCAGSVEEWLLQPPPYSLADMNVSLRRREAAVFDAAMLRPAAHKYYRVANPRACADSDVFLLSFVVSKPAHWQSRYAIRRSWGSVKEVRGRAVRTLFALGTPESAQEQEMIGQESKRFQDVVQGLFVDTYLNLTLKTIMVMRWFTTYCPNAKYLLKVDDDVFMNYYNLIEHLMGLGDGLKDLYLGRVHRNVRVIRNVSSRYYVSESVYPGGTYPNYCSGTSYVVSGDVAHKVYVAALSVPSLSIEDVFVGICAKRMGVLPTHSSKMSGGPHFHFSQCCYKSIIASHHITAGEFLPIWRLVNDGRECSLVSKYTALFVCKLLHLLDQIRAG